The proteins below come from a single uncultured delta proteobacterium genomic window:
- a CDS encoding conserved membrane hypothetical protein (Evidence 4 : Homologs of previously reported genes of unknown function), whose product MATEIPANSEVLLKSDASKQFLDTLLGQGWDTWGSGLGGSSAAELMLQLFSAFNLVALAVISALFLWVLAVAVAGTAHEGSPFGKKFSSLWMPLRFVGAMGALAPIFKGLSLFQVAILACIGFSINLGNFVWDLGTNYFVEHGGQITVQAPDQNVTHYSALANGTLESLTLQYYLNERRDMNIQPGGEWKYSSNWFGSGGEYKFIFNGNAGTVIVECVDEADALCRGKVNAVGTAVSALSNVAQQLANPETAASDIDPLALYNAANQVNSTILTGLQSYAQQGQLQSKLKDFEDISKQYGWFIAGSSYWSISWINQEVREAMYSGISYSPKEYTWSEMLGITHGLQDYEAIKERVANYIKTAYATRRGISDTTADPAVTNETGGFEELTNWIRATMNKLVAGNVLPIAVEKLSSQDPIMAVSNVGDYMIGTAWGLAAALGALDVTRSLGNAIPVVGDAIPTLDKYISFALFAVFLPMLLYGLALAYYLPAIPFIRWISALAGWVILIVESLVAAPLWLCAHALPEGDGAAGQHGKRGYLLLLGIIIRPPLMVAGFFAAIILMNVLGRLIGASFEMFIAGTGQSKMIGITGTISMLVILGIVVIMMANKFFSLIHYLPEHVTAWIGQQFHSLGEKEDQSGVKAIFMGSTNVVSSGAQGVKELRGNRSGGGNKGGAAGDGGADAGGSPAVAPNKGAGLAQGNFRS is encoded by the coding sequence ATGGCAACAGAAATTCCCGCCAATTCGGAAGTCCTGCTCAAAAGTGACGCCAGCAAACAATTTTTGGACACCTTGCTCGGCCAGGGATGGGATACCTGGGGGAGCGGCCTCGGCGGTTCCAGCGCGGCGGAATTGATGTTGCAGCTTTTCAGCGCCTTCAACCTGGTGGCGCTGGCCGTCATATCCGCGCTGTTTCTGTGGGTTCTGGCCGTCGCGGTTGCCGGAACAGCGCATGAAGGGTCGCCTTTCGGCAAAAAGTTCAGTTCTCTGTGGATGCCCTTGCGTTTTGTCGGCGCGATGGGCGCTCTGGCCCCTATTTTCAAGGGGTTGAGTCTGTTCCAGGTGGCGATTCTCGCGTGCATCGGTTTTTCCATCAACCTCGGCAACTTCGTATGGGACTTGGGAACAAACTATTTTGTTGAACATGGCGGGCAGATCACCGTTCAGGCTCCGGACCAGAATGTGACGCATTATTCGGCCCTAGCCAACGGCACTCTGGAATCTCTTACCCTGCAATATTATCTGAACGAACGGCGGGACATGAATATCCAGCCGGGCGGCGAATGGAAGTATAGCAGCAACTGGTTCGGCTCCGGGGGAGAATACAAATTTATCTTCAACGGCAATGCCGGGACCGTCATTGTCGAGTGTGTTGACGAAGCAGACGCCCTGTGCCGGGGCAAGGTTAACGCCGTGGGTACGGCTGTTTCCGCGCTTTCCAATGTGGCGCAACAGCTTGCCAACCCAGAAACTGCCGCCTCCGATATTGACCCGCTGGCCCTGTATAACGCTGCCAATCAGGTCAATTCCACAATTCTCACCGGGCTGCAAAGCTACGCACAGCAAGGTCAACTACAAAGCAAGCTCAAGGATTTTGAGGACATATCCAAGCAGTATGGCTGGTTTATCGCGGGTTCCTCCTATTGGTCGATTTCCTGGATAAACCAGGAAGTCCGCGAGGCTATGTATTCGGGGATTTCTTACTCTCCGAAAGAATACACCTGGTCCGAAATGTTGGGCATAACTCACGGCCTGCAAGATTACGAGGCCATCAAAGAGCGGGTAGCGAACTACATCAAAACCGCCTACGCCACTCGGCGCGGTATTTCCGACACCACGGCGGACCCGGCTGTAACCAATGAAACCGGAGGATTTGAAGAGCTTACCAACTGGATACGGGCGACCATGAACAAGCTGGTCGCCGGGAATGTCCTGCCCATTGCCGTGGAAAAACTCTCCAGCCAAGACCCGATCATGGCGGTGTCCAACGTGGGAGACTACATGATCGGCACGGCCTGGGGGCTGGCTGCCGCCCTGGGCGCTCTGGATGTCACCCGCTCCCTGGGAAACGCCATCCCTGTCGTTGGCGACGCCATTCCAACCCTGGACAAATATATCAGTTTCGCCCTGTTCGCCGTTTTTCTGCCCATGCTCCTGTATGGTTTGGCGCTGGCCTATTACCTCCCCGCAATTCCGTTCATTCGCTGGATTTCCGCTCTGGCCGGGTGGGTCATTCTGATTGTGGAATCTCTTGTGGCCGCTCCCCTGTGGCTCTGTGCTCATGCGTTGCCCGAAGGTGACGGCGCGGCGGGCCAGCACGGAAAACGCGGTTATCTGCTGCTGCTCGGCATCATCATCCGGCCTCCATTGATGGTGGCGGGCTTTTTTGCCGCCATCATTCTGATGAACGTCCTGGGCAGACTCATCGGGGCCAGCTTTGAAATGTTTATCGCCGGAACCGGGCAAAGCAAGATGATCGGCATCACCGGCACCATCTCCATGCTCGTCATTCTCGGCATCGTGGTCATCATGATGGCCAACAAGTTTTTCAGCCTGATTCACTACCTCCCCGAACACGTCACAGCCTGGATAGGCCAGCAATTCCATTCTCTTGGAGAAAAAGAAGACCAATCCGGGGTGAAAGCCATTTTTATGGGGTCCACCAACGTGGTCAGCTCCGGGGCGCAAGGGGTCAAGGAATTGCGCGGCAACCGGTCAGGGGGCGGAAACAAGGGCGGTGCTGCCGGGGACGGCGGCGCTGACGCGGGGGGATCGCCCGCTGTCGCTCCCAATAAGGGCGCGGGTTTGGCTCAAGGCAATTTCAGAAGTTAG
- a CDS encoding conserved hypothetical protein (Evidence 4 : Homologs of previously reported genes of unknown function): MAMVGMFPDEPRIRWDYSDINALLLWATHCGMSDLCLRSGSPAWMRLNGIWRPVTQRPITADELLAGLERLTKNNSVAALIKSGQSDYDFAHQIEESRGVRRRYRGNATPVADGYATGVKIVFRAIPSEPPLLDALHVEQGILDHATPGNGLVLVTGVMGSGKSTLLAAILRHIIEKGGRHVCTYESPIEFDFDAIPNPGGPVSQSTIPEHLQSFLTATRNSTRTAPDVVLIGESRDPETLRGMIESAEIGVAAYSTVHTRSVPETLTRIINVFPNEEQRQVTATLLASLRLIISQRLLPLPDESGRVALREYLAFTPEIRETLLDTPPERLIQKTEELLLVSGQRIQEAAEHAYADGKISKDKYLAILAERKNTKGSSYGPTSRNKKTVLRGVFNHRVQQGRRNQGRMAQNGRGVPKQRRLFQSAPESVSAA; the protein is encoded by the coding sequence ATGGCAATGGTCGGCATGTTCCCGGACGAGCCGCGTATCCGGTGGGATTACTCAGACATCAACGCTCTGCTGTTGTGGGCGACCCATTGCGGCATGTCGGATTTGTGTCTGCGTTCCGGTAGCCCCGCCTGGATGCGTTTGAACGGGATATGGCGTCCGGTCACGCAGCGTCCGATTACCGCTGACGAGTTGCTGGCCGGTCTGGAACGCCTGACCAAGAACAATTCTGTTGCGGCGCTGATAAAATCCGGCCAATCCGACTACGACTTCGCTCATCAGATTGAGGAATCGCGGGGTGTGCGCCGCCGGTATCGCGGCAACGCCACGCCGGTCGCTGACGGCTACGCAACAGGCGTCAAAATTGTTTTCCGGGCTATCCCGTCCGAGCCTCCCCTTTTGGATGCTTTGCACGTCGAGCAAGGGATTTTGGACCATGCCACACCCGGTAACGGGCTGGTGTTGGTTACGGGCGTCATGGGGAGCGGCAAATCAACGCTGCTGGCCGCGATTTTGCGACACATCATCGAAAAAGGCGGGCGGCACGTCTGCACTTATGAATCGCCCATTGAATTTGATTTTGACGCCATTCCCAATCCGGGTGGGCCAGTTTCGCAAAGCACCATTCCGGAACATTTGCAGTCCTTCCTGACGGCCACACGCAACTCCACGCGCACGGCTCCGGACGTGGTGCTTATCGGTGAAAGCCGCGACCCTGAAACGCTCCGGGGCATGATTGAAAGCGCGGAAATCGGTGTCGCCGCCTATTCCACAGTACATACCCGCTCCGTTCCGGAAACACTCACTCGTATCATCAACGTCTTCCCCAATGAAGAGCAGCGCCAGGTGACGGCTACGCTTTTGGCCAGCCTGCGGCTGATTATCTCCCAACGCCTTCTCCCTCTGCCGGATGAAAGCGGGCGTGTTGCCCTGCGTGAATATCTGGCTTTCACCCCGGAAATCCGGGAAACGCTGCTCGATACGCCTCCGGAACGCCTGATTCAGAAAACAGAGGAACTTCTGCTCGTATCCGGCCAGCGGATTCAAGAAGCGGCGGAACATGCATATGCGGACGGAAAAATCAGCAAGGACAAGTATCTGGCGATTTTGGCGGAACGCAAAAACACAAAAGGATCATCGTATGGACCAACATCAAGAAACAAAAAGACCGTACTACGAGGTGTTTTCAATCACCGAGTACAGCAAGGACGGCGAAACCAGGGCCGCATGGCTCAGAATGGGCGCGGCGTTCCAAAACAAAGACGGCTCTTTCAATCTGCTCCTGAGAGCGTTTCCGCTGCCTGA
- a CDS encoding 3'-phosphoadenosine 5'-phosphosulfate sulfotransferase (PAPS reductase)/FAD synthetase and related enzymes: MGQIANVVSFSGGKDSTAMLLMLLERGEPIADIVFFDGGWEFPQMHEHLEQVEQLIGRKITRLRPRLPVGVVTDKTPFDWMFSEFPIVKRGTSHVHRIGRYWPSPRIRWCTGRKQEALRAHLRALTHRDGFDLPLRQCVGFAADELGRLDGPTKKDSTYHVQRYPLIEWGVTEADALEYCKGYGFTWGGLYKLFDRVSCFCCPLQSLDNLRALRRYFPDLWGRMLEMDSWLLEDDKRRRFNHAPSVAALEMRFAAEDAKGEENNTDADGGQDADCPA, encoded by the coding sequence ATGGGCCAGATTGCGAATGTGGTTTCTTTTTCCGGAGGCAAGGACAGCACGGCCATGCTGCTCATGCTTTTGGAGCGCGGCGAACCCATAGCCGACATCGTTTTTTTCGATGGCGGGTGGGAGTTTCCGCAGATGCACGAACACCTGGAACAAGTGGAACAGCTCATTGGACGGAAGATTACACGCTTGCGTCCCCGGCTTCCGGTCGGCGTTGTCACGGACAAAACGCCTTTCGATTGGATGTTTTCGGAGTTCCCGATTGTCAAACGGGGAACGAGTCATGTTCACAGAATTGGACGCTACTGGCCTTCACCTCGTATCCGTTGGTGTACGGGGCGCAAACAGGAGGCGCTGCGGGCGCATCTGCGGGCGCTGACGCATCGGGACGGTTTTGACCTACCTTTGCGTCAATGTGTCGGCTTTGCCGCCGATGAGCTTGGACGGCTGGACGGGCCTACCAAAAAAGACAGCACTTATCATGTGCAGCGGTATCCCCTGATTGAATGGGGCGTTACCGAGGCCGATGCTCTTGAATACTGTAAAGGGTACGGTTTCACCTGGGGCGGTCTGTACAAGCTCTTCGACCGGGTGAGTTGCTTTTGTTGCCCGCTGCAATCATTGGATAATTTGCGAGCGCTTCGCCGGTATTTTCCCGACCTTTGGGGCCGGATGCTGGAAATGGATTCCTGGCTTTTGGAAGACGACAAAAGGCGGCGGTTTAATCACGCTCCGTCCGTGGCCGCTCTGGAAATGCGGTTCGCCGCCGAAGATGCGAAAGGCGAAGAAAACAATACTGACGCGGACGGAGGGCAAGATGCTGATTGCCCTGCATGA
- a CDS encoding hypothetical protein (Evidence 5 : No homology to any previously reported sequences), which yields MRNVFKMLAMKEAEEAKPVVDSEIEPSGFWEMEDFEETVAKGLILQYETTRHANDKRNCPEFHIPFGEAQALLRKTGCYFAPNDRAYYAGFGIQPDVDGIPSYAAFSSKNPRESSNTGEYGWTTVLRRILPAKGKSKPQLPRGWFCDRSYQYLFEQVHFYPGSNGMAVGRMMLALSEEGEPIPVYINRVVWNGFRDIRVKDYGHDGNIVPGLSNWSERGVIALFYWCDRVNMFNVMAQEGEAKALFGIYESQIKSLFYARKLPMTTTGRKRPILHWVKAHQRRIKEGIDIDIRKHLRGESEFEMNGTKFAIVSPHRDTANQGLF from the coding sequence ATGAGAAATGTTTTTAAGATGTTAGCTATGAAAGAAGCCGAGGAAGCAAAACCTGTGGTGGACAGCGAGATAGAGCCGTCCGGATTTTGGGAAATGGAAGATTTTGAGGAAACAGTCGCAAAGGGACTAATCCTGCAATACGAAACAACGCGCCATGCCAACGACAAAAGAAACTGTCCAGAATTTCATATTCCTTTTGGTGAAGCTCAAGCCCTTTTAAGAAAAACTGGTTGTTACTTTGCCCCGAATGACCGGGCTTACTATGCGGGGTTCGGCATACAGCCTGACGTAGATGGGATTCCAAGCTATGCCGCTTTTTCAAGCAAAAATCCAAGAGAAAGCAGTAATACCGGGGAATATGGCTGGACGACCGTTTTGCGCCGCATCTTGCCAGCAAAGGGAAAAAGCAAGCCGCAATTACCCAGAGGGTGGTTCTGTGACCGCTCATATCAGTATCTCTTTGAGCAGGTTCATTTTTATCCCGGCTCCAATGGCATGGCCGTTGGGAGAATGATGCTGGCTCTCTCGGAAGAAGGAGAACCGATTCCCGTCTACATAAACCGGGTTGTCTGGAATGGTTTTCGTGACATCCGCGTTAAAGATTATGGCCATGACGGAAACATCGTTCCCGGCCTCTCAAACTGGAGTGAGCGGGGAGTGATTGCCCTGTTTTATTGGTGCGACAGGGTGAATATGTTCAATGTGATGGCGCAAGAGGGGGAAGCAAAAGCACTTTTCGGCATCTATGAATCGCAAATCAAAAGTCTGTTTTATGCAAGAAAGCTTCCCATGACTACTACAGGAAGGAAAAGGCCAATTCTTCATTGGGTAAAGGCGCATCAGAGGAGGATAAAAGAAGGAATTGACATAGACATACGAAAACACCTCAGAGGTGAATCAGAATTTGAAATGAACGGAACAAAGTTCGCTATCGTATCCCCCCATCGTGACACCGCCAACCAGGGGTTGTTTTGA
- a CDS encoding conserved hypothetical protein (Evidence 4 : Homologs of previously reported genes of unknown function) — protein sequence MLIALHDSDDTNFPNLALMKIAAWHRQQGHEVVWYAPDEAAQYDQVFSSKVFSWTPEDSSLPPWAVKSGTGYGIFNTLPDAVEHICPDYSIYRHVHERRNSRRKRPEPEYSLGFITRGCSNNCSWCIVPRKEGEVRAHADVEEFCRHRHVVLLDNNVLAHDHGIAQIEKMARLGLRVDFNQGLDARRIDGPIARRLASLGWFRPLRLACDQKGQMPVVERAVNLLRAAGARPKEYFCYVLVTDVDEAYERTMFLRGLGLAPFAQAYRDFTNDTAPTIKQRLYCRWVNHKALFKSILWPDYWEQERTRRGLAA from the coding sequence ATGCTGATTGCCCTGCATGATTCCGACGACACCAATTTTCCCAACTTGGCCTTGATGAAGATCGCAGCATGGCACAGGCAACAGGGGCATGAGGTTGTGTGGTACGCGCCGGATGAGGCCGCGCAGTACGACCAGGTGTTTTCCAGCAAAGTCTTTTCGTGGACGCCGGAAGATTCCAGCCTGCCGCCGTGGGCGGTCAAATCCGGCACCGGCTACGGCATTTTCAATACTCTGCCCGATGCGGTGGAACATATCTGCCCTGATTATTCAATCTACCGGCATGTGCATGAGCGCCGAAACAGCAGGCGGAAACGCCCTGAGCCTGAATACAGTTTGGGTTTCATAACGCGAGGCTGCTCCAACAACTGCTCCTGGTGCATCGTTCCCCGGAAAGAGGGGGAAGTCCGCGCCCATGCTGATGTCGAGGAATTTTGCCGCCACCGGCATGTCGTGTTGCTGGACAACAATGTGTTGGCCCACGACCACGGTATTGCTCAAATCGAAAAAATGGCCCGGCTCGGTCTGCGCGTTGATTTCAACCAGGGTCTCGATGCCAGACGCATTGACGGGCCGATAGCCCGTCGCCTGGCCTCTTTGGGCTGGTTCAGGCCGTTGCGTCTGGCCTGTGACCAAAAGGGCCAGATGCCGGTTGTCGAAAGAGCCGTGAACCTTCTTCGTGCTGCGGGAGCCAGGCCGAAAGAATATTTTTGCTACGTCCTGGTGACGGACGTGGATGAAGCCTACGAGCGGACCATGTTCTTGCGCGGCCTGGGCCTTGCGCCATTCGCGCAGGCATACAGGGATTTCACCAACGATACGGCTCCGACCATAAAGCAACGCCTGTACTGCCGGTGGGTGAATCACAAGGCGTTATTCAAATCCATTTTGTGGCCCGACTATTGGGAGCAGGAAAGAACACGGCGTGGTCTGGCGGCGTGA
- a CDS encoding conserved hypothetical protein (Evidence 4 : Homologs of previously reported genes of unknown function), whose product MDQHQETKRPYYEVFSITEYSKDGETRAAWLRMGAAFQNKDGSFNLLLRAFPLPDPKTGMARLHMRLPQPKTGAETGDSSDSFYLEIDPLMGAPLEEL is encoded by the coding sequence ATGGACCAACATCAAGAAACAAAAAGACCGTACTACGAGGTGTTTTCAATCACCGAGTACAGCAAGGACGGCGAAACCAGGGCCGCATGGCTCAGAATGGGCGCGGCGTTCCAAAACAAAGACGGCTCTTTCAATCTGCTCCTGAGAGCGTTTCCGCTGCCTGACCCGAAAACGGGCATGGCCCGGCTGCATATGCGTCTGCCGCAGCCGAAAACCGGCGCGGAAACGGGAGACAGCAGCGACAGTTTTTATCTGGAGATTGACCCTCTGATGGGCGCTCCGCTGGAGGAATTATAA
- a CDS encoding conserved exported hypothetical protein (Evidence 4 : Homologs of previously reported genes of unknown function), which yields MAAKKFLLMGLLVVALAGCAVKQNAGEPVPPVPVPPQTAQAPEKADAANSKDEAGKMSPYDASYGEDETVQYLAVDIPADLAAGPRKGEPGELAELLELKGVSSKENTAVRLMRPAAIREAAQLVTFQTAIAWRYKQLVAVTEGHGAIMDTAFDFSPLVMTQGDALIMPPLLTRAGASMRIENTAAATTAETTYELLEPARYIATVPNWRKFLMIDGFPEPEKPNPAVLPKNDEERAIWRAAVREAWAQGLAEADQLYADNVARMVRNYRGVMLYHLLTAQHLLSRVETASADLGMHSSDNKLNIGQKVYRITAPSVFTARDAELQYAIPPKAAKPKKSGRK from the coding sequence ATGGCGGCAAAGAAATTTTTGCTCATGGGGTTGTTGGTGGTCGCTCTTGCCGGATGCGCCGTAAAACAAAATGCCGGGGAGCCTGTACCTCCGGTTCCGGTGCCGCCGCAAACGGCTCAAGCGCCGGAAAAAGCTGATGCCGCCAATTCCAAGGACGAGGCGGGAAAAATGTCGCCCTATGATGCATCATATGGGGAAGATGAAACGGTGCAATACCTGGCGGTGGACATTCCCGCCGACCTCGCGGCGGGTCCGCGTAAGGGGGAGCCTGGCGAACTGGCGGAACTTCTGGAACTGAAAGGGGTCAGTTCCAAGGAAAATACCGCTGTCAGGCTCATGCGGCCCGCCGCCATTCGGGAGGCGGCGCAACTGGTGACTTTCCAGACGGCAATCGCCTGGCGCTACAAACAGCTTGTGGCCGTTACGGAAGGTCACGGCGCGATCATGGATACGGCATTTGACTTTTCCCCGCTGGTCATGACGCAGGGTGACGCCCTGATAATGCCGCCTTTGCTCACGCGGGCAGGAGCGTCCATGCGTATTGAAAACACCGCAGCTGCTACGACTGCGGAAACCACCTATGAACTGCTTGAACCGGCGCGGTATATCGCAACCGTTCCCAATTGGCGTAAATTTCTGATGATAGACGGCTTTCCGGAGCCGGAAAAACCCAATCCCGCCGTTTTACCGAAAAATGACGAAGAACGGGCCATCTGGCGGGCAGCGGTACGCGAAGCCTGGGCGCAGGGGCTGGCCGAAGCGGACCAGCTCTACGCAGACAATGTAGCCCGCATGGTCAGGAACTATCGCGGCGTCATGCTCTACCATCTTCTGACGGCTCAACACCTTCTCAGCCGGGTTGAAACCGCGTCCGCTGATTTGGGGATGCACAGTTCCGACAACAAGCTCAACATCGGCCAGAAAGTTTACCGGATTACCGCTCCCTCCGTGTTCACGGCCAGGGACGCGGAGTTGCAATACGCCATCCCGCCCAAAGCGGCGAAGCCCAAAAAAAGCGGGCGGAAATAG
- a CDS encoding conserved exported hypothetical protein (Evidence 4 : Homologs of previously reported genes of unknown function) produces the protein MKKILLLALLILAFPAQEAWAKGCSCGSVQAIVTMAHMQTVQAVNAVTAAEAASIRSEILLAAQNIIGTIKTESATIVRAIIALKESNVVALKGQAVAGEAMKTEDMYGKAAQPAGLCGASSVGAGIQLGAQAGREIHGTMREKQLAYSNTPGARPVEFLNRVLADEHPTEKETVDALFPLESTLTEDQVAQAHESIKTLANPRPLPVVTDSQKSTPAGQTYAAAKKIHEARLAAVMESLNNHVVYHAPTLPEDVTTWAQNQWSEAGGNGTPPGIVDGKLSEAGLYKLLSQMRVGNPNWFMQVSAATDSGLLRELVVMQAFQFELARKNTELLDRLTFIASMDYLTRMESSTGKEMNDLYTRMVGAQQ, from the coding sequence ATGAAAAAAATACTGCTTCTGGCTTTGTTGATACTGGCGTTTCCTGCCCAGGAAGCATGGGCCAAGGGGTGCAGTTGCGGTTCGGTCCAGGCCATTGTCACGATGGCGCACATGCAGACTGTCCAGGCCGTCAACGCGGTCACGGCTGCGGAAGCGGCCTCCATCCGTTCCGAAATTCTGCTGGCCGCGCAAAACATCATCGGCACCATCAAAACCGAGTCGGCCACGATTGTCCGGGCCATTATTGCGCTCAAGGAAAGTAATGTCGTGGCCCTCAAGGGGCAGGCCGTGGCAGGCGAGGCCATGAAAACCGAGGATATGTACGGCAAGGCCGCGCAGCCTGCGGGACTCTGCGGGGCGAGTTCCGTGGGCGCGGGTATCCAGCTTGGCGCACAGGCCGGGCGGGAAATCCACGGCACCATGCGGGAGAAGCAGCTTGCCTATTCCAATACACCGGGCGCACGTCCGGTCGAGTTCCTGAATCGCGTTCTGGCAGACGAACATCCTACGGAAAAAGAGACTGTTGATGCGCTGTTCCCCCTGGAAAGCACTCTGACCGAAGACCAGGTAGCGCAGGCCCATGAATCCATAAAAACGCTGGCGAATCCCCGGCCTCTGCCGGTGGTCACGGATTCGCAGAAATCCACACCCGCAGGGCAGACCTATGCCGCGGCAAAGAAAATCCATGAAGCGCGGTTGGCTGCGGTCATGGAATCTCTCAACAACCATGTTGTGTACCACGCGCCCACGCTGCCGGAAGACGTGACGACCTGGGCGCAAAACCAGTGGTCGGAAGCGGGCGGCAACGGCACCCCTCCTGGCATTGTGGACGGGAAGCTCTCGGAAGCCGGGCTTTACAAACTCCTGTCGCAGATGCGTGTCGGCAACCCCAACTGGTTCATGCAAGTCAGCGCGGCCACTGATTCGGGTCTGCTGCGTGAACTGGTGGTGATGCAGGCGTTTCAGTTCGAGCTTGCCCGCAAGAATACGGAACTGCTCGACCGTCTGACCTTCATCGCCTCAATGGACTACCTCACGCGCATGGAAAGCTCCACCGGCAAGGAAATGAACGATTTGTACACGCGCATGGTCGGCGCACAGCAATAA
- a CDS encoding conserved exported hypothetical protein (Evidence 4 : Homologs of previously reported genes of unknown function), giving the protein MFRKTVLLLCCCLSLAACAKKANVPAVSSPADFVAVTLGDAAEQAHGELAMLAKLRGEGMQPLLPPPDPSLNKPVSVAWTGPAAGALKEICLQLGYRYEEMGSPSTQPLTVVVRGLNRPAHVLLEDIAWQIQPQAALRVDPISRVITLARTVKVGG; this is encoded by the coding sequence GTGTTCAGAAAAACCGTTTTGTTGCTGTGCTGCTGCCTGTCTCTCGCCGCCTGCGCGAAGAAGGCGAATGTTCCGGCTGTTTCCAGCCCCGCAGATTTTGTTGCGGTCACGCTTGGTGACGCCGCTGAACAGGCGCACGGCGAACTTGCCATGCTTGCCAAACTGCGCGGCGAGGGAATGCAGCCGCTTCTGCCTCCCCCGGACCCGTCTTTGAACAAGCCCGTTTCTGTGGCCTGGACGGGACCGGCGGCGGGCGCTCTCAAAGAAATTTGCCTGCAACTCGGCTACCGCTATGAGGAAATGGGTTCTCCTTCAACCCAACCGCTCACCGTGGTTGTGCGCGGTCTGAACCGGCCCGCCCATGTTCTGCTTGAAGACATAGCTTGGCAGATACAGCCGCAGGCGGCTCTGCGCGTCGATCCCATCAGCCGCGTAATCACGCTGGCCAGAACCGTAAAGGTGGGAGGCTGA
- a CDS encoding conserved hypothetical protein (Evidence 4 : Homologs of previously reported genes of unknown function), producing the protein MFRRIKNNLVSRVSPTGQHLSSLKADLRSRLGGFRRHRSTSEQQMLTEDFSLVLTSWGIDHVAEIPGVVLVLRLRFLVFAIPVIVCLIAALLLQSLASCLALAFIAPPCLFGIITTAWRISVLKNCCFLPLSRWLLSFGGVFRP; encoded by the coding sequence ATGTTTAGGCGCATAAAAAACAATTTGGTTTCGCGTGTTTCTCCGACCGGGCAACACCTTTCATCCTTGAAAGCCGATTTGCGTTCGCGCCTGGGAGGTTTCCGGCGTCACCGCTCGACATCGGAACAACAGATGCTGACCGAAGATTTCAGCCTGGTTCTCACGTCTTGGGGCATTGACCACGTTGCGGAAATTCCCGGCGTTGTCCTTGTGCTGCGACTCCGGTTTCTGGTGTTTGCCATACCGGTGATTGTCTGTCTGATTGCCGCGCTTCTGCTGCAAAGTCTTGCGTCCTGCCTGGCATTGGCCTTTATCGCGCCGCCTTGTCTGTTCGGCATCATCACAACGGCCTGGCGGATTTCTGTTTTGAAGAATTGCTGTTTCCTGCCGCTCTCCCGCTGGCTGCTGTCTTTTGGCGGGGTGTTTCGCCCGTAA